The genomic stretch tctcaaccctgttTCTGGGGACCTACACCACTGCACTGTTTCAACTAACCCCTGCCTCACAACACATTATCTGGCTCTGCTGCTGATTATCAAGTCTTTCctgagctggatcaggtatgtTGAGACAGAGAATACTGTAAATTGGAGAGGACATtgcagttatatatatatatgtaatagttTTCAATAAGGACAAtaacttcactgtttactgacaCTTACTGCTTAGTCGTAAAAAAGTTTTACCCTTTTTGCTTATTCACACTGCGTTGACTTTTCTCTGAATTGTGGTCTTTCTGTGTCTGCTGCACCCCAAAGTGATGACGCACAAGCGTGCATACAGTGACGAGGCCAGTAAAGTGACGCCCGTCTCACGGCCCTGTCCAGCTGTGGAGAATCTGAAAGGCCACAACACAGTGCTGTCCAAGTCCACCCTGTGCATCAATGGCAGCCATGTCTACTCTTCTGAGCCTGCCTGTTCCAAAAGCCCTGGTGGCTTGCCGGTCAAGCGCACCCTTTTGGAGAAGTGCTCtccgctctctcgctctctgcagAATCTCACCCGACGCAGTGAGGACCCTCAAAAGGCTGACGGGAGGCGCTGGTCCATCGACAAGGGCAAGAAGGAGGCTGAGGTTGAGGGGTCTGCGGCCCAAACCCAGGGAGCCACCACTTCAGAGGGAAAACCAATCCTAGCCACTGCTCCACTGGTGGTGGCTGCCGGTGGCACAGAGGGGTCAGATAAGGGCAAGAAGCTGAGGAAGACTCTGTTCTCCAGCAGCAGAAGTGACTCTCTACCAACAAAGCCCGAGCAGGCCGCCGGCCCTCAGGAGGGCCGTCTGCGTGGCTGGTTTGGCTCCAGCGATGCCCAGAACAAACCGAGGTGAGTGATCGCGCTTTGAAGTTTAACCCCTTGATCTGTAGGTTTAGTGTTTAGAGAATTTGTTTTAAGCTCattattggctgtttatttaaaaagttattCAGTAACATCTGCAAAACTAATATGTAAGTTATATAGAAACAAGAGTAAGGAAGAGTAAGGAGTCCAGACTGGTTTAAGGGGCCAATAAATGATCTACTCTAATTTACAGCTTCGTCTTGAACATCTTGGAaattcatataaatataataacagttatgtaacagtttcTAATCTTTGTAGCTTCTCAAGCTCTTTACAATGTTTCACTCATCTTGCTGCAAGCCTGTACACTTTTCCAGTCATGTGATTTTGCAAAACAAAGACtccattatattacattacttTGATATGTTCTATTATACATTGTTATTGTTCTCACATGCACATATTTTAAATGGtctatcatttattttaaatgagtcACATTTTGTGTAAGGTTTGGTTTTATGTtgctgagtttttttttctttgtgtatgACAGCATGTTTTCTGGAGAATTGACACATTTTTGCTATTTTGTTATAGTTTCCATTTCATTTAGACCAGTCAGTCGGGACTTCAGCTGAGTTTTGCTGCCTTGTAGTTTCAGTTGATGTGATTCTTGCAAAGACAGCTTAAAACCTGTGTCTCTCTTTGGTGAAGACGTTCTTGCCTTATAGAGAACACAATCTATAACCCCCCCCTGACTATGGCAGGGGTTATGGCCCTGATAGGCACAGATATGACTAAGAGGACTACTTCTTCCCTCCACAGGCTGGGAGTCTCTCCTAAAGTAGAAAGCAGCCCAGACCCATCTTACCCTCTCACTCCCTGCTTTCCCAGCCCAACACCAGACTCTCTCCCCCTTGCTTCTGCTACTGGTCAAATGTCACCCCCTAGTGTCAGTCATCACACCAATCCATTCACCCACCCTTCACCTCCACCCACTTCCATCTCCCCTTCTAACCCTTTCCTTACAAGACTGCAGAGGAACCCTTTTTTTGAGGATCTTATAGCCGAAGAGGCTTTGAAATCTCCTACCGAGATGTCCTCATACCCCAGCTTTCCCCATGGTCATTACCCAGTATTCCTGGCCAGACCTGGCTGCTCAAGCCCAGCCAGTGAGGGCACACCTAGCAGAATGGCCTCTATAAAGAGAGAGCGACCTCGGAGTGTAGCCAGACAGAGGTCCCTCCCTGCCTTAATGCCTGGGACGACAGAGGCAGCCACTGTGAATGCGAATGTGAATATTGTTAGTGCCAGTTCAAGCCGTCCTTTATCTGAGTGTGGAGGGGAGTTGGACGATTTTGAGGCCTTTGCTACTAGCCGTCTGAAATCACCAGTGGGGACTCCCACTAGACCACCATCAGGCCCAAGTCCGTTGTCACTTCCAAGCCATAATTCAATGGAGCAGAATGATTTCCAATCAAATAATGACAATAACCAGGGAGTTCCCAATGACTGGGACCTGCCTCCTTTACCCCCAAGGAAGCTCACGAGGACCCCATTCGCAGTGCGAGAGAGATCCTCAGTCAGCTGGCTAGACCGAGGACAAGAGCTAGCTGTCCAGAAAGAGGCGAGTGTGCTCTTCCAGACTGACTTAGCCTCACTACAGCACATTAGAGAGACAAACGCTCAAGTCTCCCCTGTAAATAAAGAGTCGTTTATGTACTCGCGCTGTGCTGCTCTGGAGCAGAATATTAATTTGTGTCCACCATCACATACTCCGCAAATGGCCACAGATGGAAATCTCAACAATTTCGAAGTAGGAGAGGAGTGCTTCTTGACTGAGGGAGCCCTCAGTCCTAATCTGATAAGAAGTCATGGTTGTGAAGCTGTGCCAAATGGTCCTGTGTTTGGACTTGCTGGGAATGTCACAGCAAACTCAAGTCAAAACTGCATGTATGTAGGAGTACAGAGGAACTCTGAAAGTGATCGCACTGTGCCGAATACACCGTATTGCCTCTCCGACTGTGACACAACTGTGAGCGAGTCACTATGCAGTTCCTTTCAGACCCTACCAAAGCCTGAGTCCTCCTGCGAGGTGAATTTAAAGCCAAAGACAACTTCTGAACAATGGAATGAGAACATTGCCACCAGTGGAGACATTGCTGCTTGTGGAATGCCTGCTCGAGATTCCAATAATAACACAAATGATACTTCGCAGTTTGCTTTTATTGATTCTGACAACTCACTTTCAGATGTGCTCCAAGGTACTTTTGGAGTGATGGCTAACAGTCAAGACAACAACAAAGCATCACTGCAGTGCCAGGATTTTCCAGCCTGTGCTCCTTCTGAGAATTTGTTTTCAGTATGCAGGTCTTCCCCAggaatccctgaaggtttgatTAATAGAATGGCAACAGAGCTGGATATGTTTTCCCCAAAGAAGACTTCAGAGACTAATGATGTTGCTAAAGACATTAAATTACAGCAGGCACCTTTGCTTTTTGAGGGACCTTGTGATAGCTTAGAATGGCACAACTCAAACAAGACCCAAGTCAGAGAATATTTCAGTGATGTAAAAGACACTTCTTCTGTGCTCATCTCCCAACAACCTCCTTTAGAGATGAATCTGAGAGCCGAATCAGAGGGTTCTGGTTACAAAGACAGCTTTGTGGCTTCACAAACTGCCTCTGCCCTCAACAGCGATGACGGCAGTGCGGCGGCACAGCTGAAACCTGAGGCAGTGCTCGACAATGCAGGCTTAGATACTGCATACGAGGGTGCAGGCTATGTGAGTTATGATGAGCTTAAGACAGGAACAGCTGAACTtgagacagagggaaagaaCTGTAAGGTACCTTTTTCGGAAACGGTAAAGTCATGTTTGACTCTTACAAACAACATCAGTTTTGAGGAATTCCACGCCCAAGTAGCTCCAAGAATCTCAAGAAGCCCCTCAAAACCCAAAACCGAAGTACGGTCAGCACGCATCAGAACGAGTTCGGCCACAAACCTGCCCAAAACCAACTCCACCACAATCCCACTCAAAGCCAGCACTGACAGAAACTCAAGCAAACAtgtgcatgactctgcttcttcATTCTCACCCCTACTGACTGACACGGTATCTGACCCCATCCCTGCTCTTGACCCCGTTGCTGACCTTGACCCTGACTTGACCTGTCTCACCTACCCCACAACAATGAGGCCCGGCTTAGGAAGCTCTCCAGTTGCAGCccactccacctcctccacagctcagccACAGGTTGCTGCACAGCACACGCTTTCCCCCGAGGAGGCACAGCCAGCTAGCAGCCCCCCTCCCCCTGAGGAGAGCAGGTGAGCCCTCAGTGTCTCTATGAGTAGGGGTGGGAGAAATTACATTGTAAAACTGCAGTATTTCATGTGAAAAAATTGTATTGACACACAGAGGCCCCAGtattgatattttattatgCCCTTTGGTAAACTAACCAATGTGCAATGTGAAGGATACCAGCATCCATGGTTATAAAagtagtactaatagtagtaataaaacatattattattattattgttattattattattattaatttatattgCTCTTGTATTAAACTTAAGCAACAACAGCAATGTGATGCTCTTAACCCTCTGAATTATAGTACTTCATTCGGTAACTCATTTGGCAAATAGAAGTGTTTAGAAAGCACAGTGGATATCTCTTTTGCCAGGCATTCTGGGTTTTAAGGTTCTTCCAACATAACATTTCCCTTCTGTTATATTCTTCTACTCTCTCCTTTATTTGGAGTACCATTTGCTTTAAAAGTCATTgttattgttaaaaataaattatatataatttaggtATTTGGATAATATTGTATCATGGGGCCTCTGCTGATTCCCACCTCTATTCATAAGTGTATTTACTCGTCTCCCTCACCTGAGAAACACACTTAAGTCTGGTACCCAGGTGCAGGAGGACAGGGTCTGTATAGACTATACTACCCTAGAAGTATCTTCTGCTTTATCAACATCTCAATCCCATCTCAGTCTTTTCTATTCTGGTCCACCTTGGTCCATCTTCCATTAGAATGCTATGTTCAGCTTTGCTCATGTGATACTGTTTCCTTTGCTGGTTCTCTTTCtttgcttcttctttttttcactcattagttttctgctttttttgcatctgttttgctgcaggaTAAAATGTTCCAGGCAGTACTCCTTAAAACAGAGGAGTCTAGCTTGAACTACCAGAGAAGCTTATTACGGCACTATAAATGCAGTTTAGTGGCATTTTAATGATCTTCCTGACATGCACTGAAAACAGTGATTCCAACAGTCTACTAACACTTTACCATGGCCATGTTGTAGATATAAGTATAAAGCTGTACAGTATAAAGCTGTGTCAGTTTGATTCTAACACAGAACACACATATCTATTGCAATTAGGTCATAAACTATATGGAAAGTAAAAAATTATACAGTGGTTAAATGAATATCCATAATTGTGCTGTATGCCTTGCAATTTATTACAAACACATGGATGAAGCTGTGATGATGACATGGCATTTTGATCATTTTCGCAATGGATAGATCATGTAACTGTCTTGATCAATCAAAACACCCACAGAAATCATTTGAACATCTGAGATTTCCCTCAGAATTCATTTGTGTATTTAGGCCTTTATTGATGTTAGTACAGCAAGTCTATATGGACACACAGTTAGCAATCAGCATGagatttttaatatttgaaatattagagaatattgtgTCATTTATTATCATGAACTCACTATGCAGTCCTTAAAGCAGGCAATGTGGCCAGACCCTTTATGAAACACCGAAACAGATCTCATCAAGACAGATCTCATTTTCTATCACTATCTCTGTGTTTCAGTCTTGCTTTGGTAGAAGAACGATGTCTCTATTCCTGTCTCTACTCATATTTTCTGTTGCTTGCTTAAAGCTTCACTAAACCTTCTGCTGACAGTAAGAGAACATTGTGTTTTAAGTGCTTGATTTTGCAGTATTGTTGCTGTTCATGCAGTCCTCATCCAGTGAAGCCCCTgacaaacacagcagcacagggagagAAGAAATCAGAGGGGCGCTCAGTGCTAGAAAAAATCCGCTCCTCCATCCATCCGGGACGCTCTAGTCAGCAGGGCCCAGCTGAGCCAGAGAAAACGCAGGTAATGCAGGGTGCTTACAGAAACAGCCTTCGGCTTGTACAACTTCATTGACCACATCTATAATCTGACTAATTTAGAGTTTTAATAGACCAGATTGCTAAACTCAAGGGAATTTATGCAATCTATGAGTTTAGAGTGAACAAACATTGACTCTGATGGCTAATCTGAGCACATGAGCACAGGGCAGTGTTTAGTAGTGTTTAGTTTTTGTAAATGAATGAgcatttaatttagtttaaagCTAAATGTAACTATTATGAGTAGTGCTGTGTATTCACATACAGTGCATTTATTACTTCAGTACTAAATTGTTATAAAGGATTGTACTACTATAATTCGCTGTCAGAATTTACTCTAATTAATCAGCCCTGTCTGCATCAATATGATTTCCTCACATTTGATGAGCAGTTGTCAATTACTTTATCATTTAAGTCGGCATGTCTTTATTTGTTTTGGTAGAACATTGTTTTGTCATCACCAGCAATAACTGCTACACTTCAGCTGATCCACGGCAACTCTAAGGGTCAGTTTTCTGGGTCCAGATTAAGCTTAATCCCTGACTAAAAATGATTTCCATTGTAATTCCACATTGACATCACAGTTTAGTCCTAGATTATCTGTGTCTGGGGAAATCCAAAATGAGCAGACTCATTTCAGGCCCTGAGCTAAAGGAGCACACTCAGCAGAAACACTAAGACTGATCACCCAAACTATAAATAGCAGGGAACCAAAAATGTGGTTCAGTTGGACCCCAAATAGACTGAATAATACCAGACTCATATATCCACAGGGCCACAGTGTAGATCTGCTTCTTTATTCTGTCCCATCAATGACCAGTCTGTGTGGGtgggtttctctctctttctgcctgaAGCAGGTGTGTATGTCAGAGGCTCGGGCTCATTACCAGACTCTGACCAACATGGAGCTGATTgctctgctgctgcagcaggAGATTGAGGCAGAGCGGCAACGGGAGGAGTCAGAGCTGCAGGCCACGCTGCTGGAGAAGCGTGAGGCTGAGCTGAAGAAGATGAAGGTCCAGGTCCGGGATCTGGAGGACTATATAGATAAGCTGCTGGTACGCATCATGGAGCAAACACCCACCCTGCTACAGGTCCGCGCCCGGCCCAAGTGAGACGCAAGCTTCAGCGGACATTACTCAGCCATATGTAGTCCTCCACCCCAGGTCACTTCTTTACTGCCCTGTTCACCAAGACAcagttaaaggaatactccagcgtTGTTCAACCCAATCTCTGTCTATGTACAATTCAGCGTGTTTTTCGGGACTTGGAGAGGGATAGCAATGCATTTAAGTTGCAAAACACTTATAATGGAAGCCACTGGGCAGGTACAGTTTTAAGACCGTGGGTTTTCTGTCCTTTTCTAAGTACAAGGAATTTTTTGTCTAAGATAATCGACTGGATGCTGCAGACACTGCTGATGGAGATTTAGCTGAACAGTGGCAGAGTATTCCTTTAAGCTTTGCATGCACaatgctggacatgctggtccaAAGTCATAGAAAGCTTATTCTAGCAGTGGCTTTTCATGCTTAATCCAAATCGCAATGAGAAAAAAACTCCTGCGCCTTTATGTTGCCTTTGTAGACAGCCTTTACTTTAACTGCACTGGGAACTGCAAAAAGGAAGATACCACAACAGTTAAAAGAATAGTGATGTTGCCTATATGTTAGAATGTAGAATTTAAAGCCTCTTCACAGTGTAACATGCAAAAATGTCAGATGCCACTggtgcatttccaacactgcctACAGACCGGTACCTTTTATTGTTCTTGACACAAGCACTTGAAGAAATACGGTAAGTATTTGTAAGTCATATAAAGTGCTTAATTGAACAAGTTAGAAGAAAAAGGTATATGTGTGAGCAAATGACTGTCCTTCAACCTCATTAGATCTCTTACAGAGTTCAGATCTTTTGGTCCTCCAGAAAAGAAATCCAGGAATGTTGATGTTCTTGTTAAAGAGTTTATGCACAAgtccaagaaaagaaagtctttgttttatttttggtgaATAGTTAAGTTTGTGTGCTTCCTAAAGTTCAAGTTAAGAAACACTCAGGTTGgtccaataataaaaaaaagttcctTGTATTCAGTTCTgaagattaaaaaaatatttagggACTTGTAAATGTCTGGGTTATGCACTTTTATGCTTGTAAATACTGCTTAATCTGAGATTATGTTCAGAGACACCTTATA from Salminus brasiliensis chromosome 19, fSalBra1.hap2, whole genome shotgun sequence encodes the following:
- the rab11fip5b gene encoding rab11 family-interacting protein 5 isoform X3, which codes for MPLISLDDDEPRWVPTHVNVTVLRARGLRTKGKQGSRYVYTVIQVGKDKYTTGLVEKAQEPEWNEECSFELLPGLLEDQGGSVSAYASGSSDLVLNVMHRVLIGLDVFLGQAVIPLDKAFRDGVCPRNEWLKLRSKVGRKEKERGELLVTVQFTRNNMTASMYDLTVKDKPRSAFGKLKDRVTGKKRGDVESSSAILPGRYAALSGSTSQSLQENGGEGVPVVEDYSDERRSKVKDFFLKGKLRKNSDTRSCSSLASESSVASSAGDPFVPIELCSTPIYSSRVMEPFHTDSEEGVKVMTHKRAYSDEASKVTPVSRPCPAVENLKGHNTVLSKSTLCINGSHVYSSEPACSKSPGGLPVKRTLLEKCSPLSRSLQNLTRRSEDPQKADGRRWSIDKGKKEAEVEGSAAQTQGATTSEGKPILATAPLVVAAGGTEGSDKGKKLRKTLFSSSRSDSLPTKPEQAAGPQEGRLRGWFGSSDAQNKPSPHPVKPLTNTAAQGEKKSEGRSVLEKIRSSIHPGRSSQQGPAEPEKTQQVCMSEARAHYQTLTNMELIALLLQQEIEAERQREESELQATLLEKREAELKKMKVQVRDLEDYIDKLLVRIMEQTPTLLQVRARPK
- the rab11fip5b gene encoding uncharacterized protein rab11fip5b isoform X1, encoding MPLISLDDDEPRWVPTHVNVTVLRARGLRTKGKQGSRYVYTVIQVGKDKYTTGLVEKAQEPEWNEECSFELLPGLLEDQGGSVSAYASGSSDLVLNVMHRVLIGLDVFLGQAVIPLDKAFRDGVCPRNEWLKLRSKVGRKEKERGELLVTVQFTRNNMTASMYDLTVKDKPRSAFGKLKDRVTGKKRGDVESSSAILPGRYAALSGSTSQSLQENGGEGVPVVEDYSDERRSKVKDFFLKGKLRKNSDTRSCSSLASESSVASSAGDPFVPIELCSTPIYSSRVMEPFHTDSEEGVKVMTHKRAYSDEASKVTPVSRPCPAVENLKGHNTVLSKSTLCINGSHVYSSEPACSKSPGGLPVKRTLLEKCSPLSRSLQNLTRRSEDPQKADGRRWSIDKGKKEAEVEGSAAQTQGATTSEGKPILATAPLVVAAGGTEGSDKGKKLRKTLFSSSRSDSLPTKPEQAAGPQEGRLRGWFGSSDAQNKPRLGVSPKVESSPDPSYPLTPCFPSPTPDSLPLASATGQMSPPSVSHHTNPFTHPSPPPTSISPSNPFLTRLQRNPFFEDLIAEEALKSPTEMSSYPSFPHGHYPVFLARPGCSSPASEGTPSRMASIKRERPRSVARQRSLPALMPGTTEAATVNANVNIVSASSSRPLSECGGELDDFEAFATSRLKSPVGTPTRPPSGPSPLSLPSHNSMEQNDFQSNNDNNQGVPNDWDLPPLPPRKLTRTPFAVRERSSVSWLDRGQELAVQKEASVLFQTDLASLQHIRETNAQVSPVNKESFMYSRCAALEQNINLCPPSHTPQMATDGNLNNFEVGEECFLTEGALSPNLIRSHGCEAVPNGPVFGLAGNVTANSSQNCMYVGVQRNSESDRTVPNTPYCLSDCDTTVSESLCSSFQTLPKPESSCEVNLKPKTTSEQWNENIATSGDIAACGMPARDSNNNTNDTSQFAFIDSDNSLSDVLQGTFGVMANSQDNNKASLQCQDFPACAPSENLFSVCRSSPGIPEGLINRMATELDMFSPKKTSETNDVAKDIKLQQAPLLFEGPCDSLEWHNSNKTQVREYFSDVKDTSSVLISQQPPLEMNLRAESEGSGYKDSFVASQTASALNSDDGSAAAQLKPEAVLDNAGLDTAYEGAGYVSYDELKTGTAELETEGKNCKVPFSETVKSCLTLTNNISFEEFHAQVAPRISRSPSKPKTEVRSARIRTSSATNLPKTNSTTIPLKASTDRNSSKHVHDSASSFSPLLTDTVSDPIPALDPVADLDPDLTCLTYPTTMRPGLGSSPVAAHSTSSTAQPQVAAQHTLSPEEAQPASSPPPPEESSPHPVKPLTNTAAQGEKKSEGRSVLEKIRSSIHPGRSSQQGPAEPEKTQQVCMSEARAHYQTLTNMELIALLLQQEIEAERQREESELQATLLEKREAELKKMKVQVRDLEDYIDKLLVRIMEQTPTLLQVRARPK
- the rab11fip5b gene encoding uncharacterized protein rab11fip5b isoform X2 encodes the protein MPLISLDDDEPRWVPTHVNVTVLRARGLRTKGKQGSRYVYTVIQVGKDKYTTGLVEKAQEPEWNEECSFELLPGLLEDQGGSVSAYASGSSDLVLNVMHRVLIGLDVFLGQAVIPLDKAFRDGVCPRNEWLKLRSKVGRKEKERGELLVTVQFTRNNMTASMYDLTVKDKPRSAFGKLKDRVTGKKRGDVESSSAILPGRYAALSGSTSQSLQENGGEGVPVVEDYSDERRSKVKDFFLKGKLRKNSDTRSCSSLASESSVASSAGDPFVPIELCSTPIYSSRVMEPFHTDSEEGVKVMTHKRAYSDEASKVTPVSRPCPAVENLKGHNTVLSKSTLCINGSHVYSSEPACSKSPGGLPVKRTLLEKCSPLSRSLQNLTRRSEDPQKADGRRWSIDKGKKEAEVEGSAAQTQGATTSEGKPILATAPLVVAAGGTEGSDKGKKLRKTLFSSSRSDSLPTKPEQAAGPQEGRLRGWFGSSDAQNKPRLGVSPKVESSPDPSYPLTPCFPSPTPDSLPLASATGQMSPPSVSHHTNPFTHPSPPPTSISPSNPFLTRLQRNPFFEDLIAEEALKSPTEMSSYPSFPHGHYPVFLARPGCSSPASEGTPSRMASIKRERPRSVARQRSLPALMPGTTEAATVNANVNIVSASSSRPLSECGGELDDFEAFATSRLKSPVGTPTRPPSGPSPLSLPSHNSMEQNDFQSNNDNNQGVPNDWDLPPLPPRKLTRTPFAVRERSSVSWLDRGQELAVQKEASVLFQTDLASLQHIRETNAQVSPVNKESFMYSRCAALEQNINLCPPSHTPQMATDGNLNNFEVGEECFLTEGALSPNLIRSHGCEAVPNGPVFGLAGNVTANSSQNCMYVGVQRNSESDRTVPNTPYCLSDCDTTVSESLCSSFQTLPKPESSCEVNLKPKTTSEQWNENIATSGDIAACGMPARDSNNNTNDTSQFAFIDSDNSLSDVLQGTFGVMANSQDNNKASLQCQDFPACAPSENLFSVCRSSPGIPEGLINRMATELDMFSPKKTSETNDVAKDIKLQQAPLLFEGPCDSLEWHNSNKTQVREYFSDVKDTSSVLISQQPPLEMNLRAESEGSGYKDSFVASQTASALNSDDGSAAAQLKPEAVLDNAGLDTAYEGAGYVSYDELKTGTAELETEGKNCKVPFSETVKSCLTLTNNISFEEFHAQVAPRISRSPSKPKTEVRSARIRTSSATNLPKTNSTTIPLKASTDRNSSKHVHDSASSFSPLLTDTVSDPIPALDPVADLDPDLTCLTYPTTMRPGLGSSPVAAHSTSSTAQPQVAAQHTLSPEEAQPASSPPPPEESSPHPVKPLTNTAAQGEKKSEGRSVLEKIRSSIHPGRSSQQGPAEPEKTQVCMSEARAHYQTLTNMELIALLLQQEIEAERQREESELQATLLEKREAELKKMKVQVRDLEDYIDKLLVRIMEQTPTLLQVRARPK